CAAAGTATTAGTTAGCTGTTAGTTAATTAAAGATTATACAAATGGTACTTGGGAAATTTAGGACAATTTTCTAAcactaaatgttaaaaaagtaaATTGCATTGATTTGAATGTGTCTACATACTTTATATTGTTAAGTCAACCGGTTATTTACCTGGCCAATTCTCAGATccaatattcaacatttttaagatgtgctgctttggctctggcCAAACATACAATATGCAAAGTAACAGGTAACTAAGGTCAGCAAATAAATATAATggagtacaatatttgcctcaaaTGTCATGATTGGAAGTATACATGTGTAAAAGTGCACATgcttctctttatttattttttttgagtgctgtttgttttcttaaacatgtttttttctgaatgctGTTTTGTAACAGCttatcagccaatcagagcagcttTTATAACCACTGTCAGATTCAGTTCACTGAACTGTAAGAATCTCCAATTATCCTCGCTGCATGGGGATGGCATCCCACCAAGATGGTCTCAGTCCATTTCCAGTAATAACCCCCACTGTTGCCTCTGTGCCCCACTCGTCTTCTCTTTACAGCCGACCGCAAGAGCTTCTGCACTATCCACAGCACGGGCTACCTAAAGAGCTGGCCACCCACGAAAATGGGTCTCGACGAGGACAATGAGCCCGACAATGAGGGCTGCAACCTCAGCTGCCTGGTGGCCATCGGCCGCCTGCACCCCCACATCGTCCCCCAACCCAGCCTGGCAGACATCAGGGTGAAGCCCACAGAATACGTCTCCCGACACGCCATCGACGGCAAATTTGTCTTCGTAGACCAGAGGTGAGACAGAGGTTGCCCTTCAAGTGTCACCCACTGaaccattttgtctttttatgatAGCAATATAATGTTGATCATGTGCCAAGTCTAAGTAGTTCAGCTATCACTTTACCTCTGTTCTCACTTTGGAGTGTGTAAACATGttggttacattttgttgtcacTGGGCTGATTATTAGAGAGCAGGAAAAAGATCAACAAAGATTTTGTGAAGGTACATTTTCTCAATTACTGTAAAAAGTTGTAAGATGGTGGACTGATTCAGTGCTTATATGTTAAAGCTCTCATTTGTaagattgttgatttttttttttttaaaacctcatCCCCAGATCGTCACATGGTTTGATAGTTCGGGTCgacccaaagtgtcagtatttgacgattTTGGGAATTAGGCTTAAAAATCAACTATCTTACAAATGCTGCTCCTTGTTGGTGACACACAGAGGTCAGATGGGTTCATTtagaaataacaataacagaTAACCAGTGGCACATTGGTTATCTTTTATTGCTATTCAGGCAAAAGTAACTGCAGTATCCTGCTCTAGAGCATTATTACTGCTGACTGCGCAGAATGAAAACCTAGTGTCAATGCACAGATCACATGACTGACCTTATTGATTCCACCTCCCCCTGCTTCAAGTTTCACTcttgttactgaaaaaaaaagtaagaagaGTGAAACAGCTTTGCAAAATGCAACTGGGGAGTCTCTTGAATAGAATATTCAAGCagcttatttttttcccaaggAGATCCTCACATAAAACTCAACTGAAAGTTTCCAGATGAGTGTCCTtgtaaaaagagagaagaaaatatcaACTTGCTCAGGGTGAAATTGTCAAAACACATCCACAGACAACAAACGCTAGATTAAACTTTCACACAAAATTGATTtggcaggcttttttttttaagacagcaAGCATTGATGCGGCAGTTGAGGTCTCATGTTTATAGATGACTTTGATTTTTTACCTTCAAGCATTTGATTTATACAGAGCAGAAATGTTGTGAATCATAACTGATTAGATTTAGATGGTATTGCAGTCAATCACTCCTTGTGCATAATATCACAACTTTGTCATAAGTGATCTTGTTGTAGTAAGCAagctgttttgtctcttcacACCTCAGAGTGCTTCTGCTTTGCAATTATCGTTGGCTTTGATACATTTAACATTATACTGAAATTAGTTTTTAGGTCAAAGTGAAATTCCAGGTTGGATATGATTAAGAATGTAGATAAGGAGTGAGTCCTGTCACATCTCtgtcatctctgttgagagatgcacatgtgcagtactGACCAGGAGCCAAAAATGGTGCAGATAACGCGTGAGCAGTTACTCAGACAATCATTTCAGTTGCCCTGGAGACATGTGTTTAGTCAGGTAGTGTTAGAGGCTGTGGGACAAACTCAAATTCAGTATTCAGCAGTTACATTTTGCAGTAGTTTTTTTTAGAGCAAGGCAGACAAGATAAGTCTTGTTATTTGATAAACATTTaataagcaaaacattttttttttacagaggcaacaaaaaaatagaCAGATTTTAAACAGAGTCACCCTGTGTGTCACCCTGTTGAAGCCTGTTGAGTTCCCTGTGCAGGACACATTTGCAGGGGCACACATTGAGGTCTGTAAGCATTTAAGTGCTGGATAGTAACTACATCTTTTCTGGATTCATTGATTCGGTTTGACCGTAAGTCAACACGTGTCTGTAAACTGGAGACTGAAGCTGacattgatttaatttaaatgctGGCTGTGAGGAAAGCTTAACAGGAGTTGTTTTTGCTTCAGATCAATATGTCTGgaacttgttttctttctttgaggGTTGCGAGCAGCCGCACACCATCAGCTGTAAGTAAACAAAACCTTTCACTGTGTTATCTTTCCCTCCCTCAGAGCCACAGCCATCCTAGCCTACCTGCCCCAGGAGCTGCTGGGAACCTCCTTCTATGAGTATTTCCACCAGGACGACATCGGCCACCTGGCAGAGTGCCACAGACAAGGTACCTGCTGAGGGACGGACACAGTAGCTTCACGGATGTTGAGGGTCTTTAATATGTCTCCTTGTTTTTACTTACTGTGTCCATGGTGTCCGTCCACAGTGTTGCAGATGAGAGAGAAGATCAACACCAACTGTTACAAGTTCAAGATCAAAGACGGCTCCTTCATCACGCTGAGGAGCCGATGGTTCAGCTTCATGAACCCCTGGACCAAGGAGGTGGAGTACATcgtctccaccaacactgtcgTCTCGTAAGTGGCCGAGGACACGAGCGCCTCAAAAACTGATGATACGTAGCTGCTGAATATCGGAACATTTCCACATGCGTGTTTTTGTGTCCAGGTGTCCTATGATGGAAGGATCGGACTACCCTCAATCTGCCGCCTCACCACAGAGCATGGACAGTGTTCTCACCTCAGAGGGTAAGATATCACTTTAGAAATAACACAATTTCTGTAATTTAACCTCCTGCTGTGAATGATTTATTCTCCAAACTGCCATATGAATCCATCGCCTTTTCCTGATTGCTGTTGATTGGTAGGTGGAGGAAGGCGAGCGCTGCAGACGGTGCCCGGCATCCCCGGTGGCACGAGAGCAGGAGCCGGCAAGATCGGCCGCATGATTGCAGAGGAAGTGATGGAGATCCAGAGGTGAGCGCAGATGGAATCTGTGTATTTCAATTCGAGAACCAGTATGCTGCAAGCCTGGCAACCTGCTGGGCCCAAGTTGACTCCCTGCCAGGCCTATATTTGTGGAATCTTTCAAAGATGTTTTTAGACTGAAATGGTTTATAAAAGtagaaaactatttttaaagaatgagagaaggagaaagaaactAGGAAAATCCCTGTGGCCTAGTTTTGGATGCGGGTGACATGACACAAATATGCAGGACTTTGATGAAACATCTCTGATCGTGTATTGAATAATTTCTACAGATTCGAAACACATGAAAGAAGTGCCTCCACAGTGCAGAACAGGACTAAGCTCTCAGGTTCAGTTCTGAAAGCTGACTCAGATAACTGCTGCGGTGCTAAAATTACACCAGTTATCTCCACTGATAGATGAACTATCTAGTTATTGCCATGGCAACGCGGACAAAGTGTTCAAAATAAGTCCCGCAGGTCAGATGTCTTTGGACGTGGACGTCAGTACGTTATCTAAGTTGGAATTGGTCCCCATGATTTCGGAGGCTGAGAATGTGGAGCGTGTTTCAGAATCATTGCAACCATCTGTATGTCTTCCTACCAGGATCCGaggctcctccccctccagctGTGGCTCCAGCCCTCTGAACATCACCAGCACCCCTCCACCCGACACCTGCTCTCCAGGGGGCAAGAAGGtacacacgcaaacacaaaccCTGTTTCCTTTTCAAGATGACTCGGTTTGAAATCCAGTTATTGAATCTTAATTGGATTGTCTGCACTGAAAATGAGCTGAGAAGCAGGAGATCATTAAATATGTAGCTGACACACTTTGATAACAGCTGTCGCCTTTTTAATCCACGTaacctcttctttttttatcttgctCCAAATACTGGTGGTCCACCAACCTGGAACTATTAAGTCAATCCACTGTCATCCATATCCATATCACCATATCATCAAGTTAAGTTTACTAGGATTCCTTCTATGATACGCCATCAGCTGGATCATTTTTCTATAAGAGGCCCATCGTGGATATTAGACAGTATCATCTGCCAGTTAAACACATCTGGTTACAGAAGAAGTTGACGctgctttcttttctgcttttggcCAACAAAGGTGGAGCTTAAAGACATGGAGCATGAAATGTTTACACACAGCATCGATTATATTGGATCATTGAATCAATATATTGAAATCAATGGATCGTTACACCGCTAGGTCTACCAGAATACACTTTTAAGGACACTGAATGTTTTTCACGGTTGTTTTTGCTCATAAAAACAGTGAAGttaattctgtttgtttttaacaaaccaGGGATTTTGTCTAAATTGCACCAGCACCTCTTAaactcactaattaacacttttatatttgtgtgtgtttaatccgTATAAAAGCCGGTGTTAAGATGACACGCTGGGGGTTTTCTGGCAGATTATGTCTCTAGCCTCTTCCCACTGCTGGTTTTCCATGTAAAAGTCCCTCtgaaacattaaagtgaaagtgtgtgCTCGCTGATGATCATCTGAAAGACAACAACATggagtctgtgtctgtgtggagaTCTTCATGTCTGTACATGTGACACTAACTTTCCCACAtgcctctgtgtctttgtggaGGGTCACAAAGATATTTGAGGACAgaatggaaacattttcagctcAGGTTGAAACTGATCTCTGTTCAGTCAGCTGATAcgtgcctgtatgtgtgtcaccTCTCTATAGATTCAAAATGGAGGGACACCTGAGCTGCCGAGCACAGGAATCCTTCCTGGACCGGATTCTGTAGGCTACCCATACTCCAACCAGTCCATCATGAGTGAGTCTAACCAAAACGCACATATTAAATGCACCTCCTTACAGTAGGGGTTATTTCCGTGTTGCTCTCTTTTCTaaacattgttttcttaatGACTGTACAGGCGACAACTCCCACTTGAGCATAGACATCATGGACGACCCCGGTTCTAGCAGCCCCAGCAATGACGAGGCGGCCATGGCTGTCATCATGTCCCTGCTGGAGGCGGACGCCGGCCTGGGCGGCCCTGTCGACTTCAGCGACCTCCCCTGGCCTTTGTGAGGAAGCTGGAAGGGGAGAAGCAGAGGGCCAGAGCCACTGATGGAAAGAGTTCAGTCTGGCTGTCATGTTTcctgcccccccacccacacGTACACaactacactgcaaaaaatgtccatcttAACACATGAttgtttaaagttaaaaagggtGTATATAGTGAAGGTTTTTCTGAGCAGTACTACCCACAAGAGGAGGTAAGGCTGTTCAGATTACACTCCTACTTCTTGATTCATCATTCCCTGTAAGTGGACAAGTGACCCTGAATTTTTCTGGGGTAAACAGAAGGACTTTTTTGTATAAAATTAATCTAGctcaaaatgatgttttaagaTGCTGTTTTCTGCAGTGGTAGTTGCCTGCAGACGAGGCGGTCCCTAACATTGCCACGGTGAGAGAACATTACTCAGAACATTACAGTCCAGCAAATGGAATCTCAAGTTACAGGATTGTGGTGCTAACGTTTCCGCTGATGGACTTAACTCTGCCCAGCAGTGGCTCTGGGTCCTGGCTTTAGGTCTACAGCCAGCACCCCAACCAACACAGGACTCCTGAGGCGTTCACAGACAGTGGTTCAAGTTTGACGATGGGAGGGGAGCGCTTGATTTCTGCCTCCTGACGCGGCCCTCTCATCGCCGCTAACTGTATGCTCAAGTATGCTCATAGGATGCTGATCGACTGTTTAAGCCAGCTGATCTCCAGCACGGGAAGGCAACGGTCACCTCCAGAGATTCGCTTGGAAGATtctcagagggttttttttttattcccaagCCACAAAATTCCACGAGCAGAGGTAtctcactttatttaaatgatgAGATGAGTAAATCCTTGTTGAAAAGGCCACCTAGCTGCTGCTTCCTCTACTAACCTAAACAGTTCAGTCTCCAAGCTACTCTAAAGCTCAGCCTCACTGAATGCTCCCGAAGATAAGAGCccattctgtatttttttttggatttatcTTTCAAACATTACTTTCTGCAAACAACTACCTGCAGTACTTCTGTATGAAGGAAGTCATGATGATGAATGATCTGAATAGAGGGAGAACAGGCCGGCTGGCGGCAGCATTTTGAACACAT
This sequence is a window from Acanthopagrus latus isolate v.2019 chromosome 8, fAcaLat1.1, whole genome shotgun sequence. Protein-coding genes within it:
- the arntl1a gene encoding aryl hydrocarbon receptor nuclear translocator-like 1a, which codes for MEGDDFNTDAVMNICEDLMADQRMDISSTMTDFMSPGSTDLISSSISTPGMDYTRKRKGSSTDYQIDGFSFDDMDPDKDKLGSDQQGRIKNAREAHSQIEKRRRDKMNSFIDELASLVPTCNAMSRKLDKLTVLRMAVQHMKTLRGASNPYTEANYKPSFLSDDELKHLILRAADGFLFVVGCDRGKILFVSESVYKILNYSQNDLIGQSLFDYLHPKDIAKVKEQLSSSDTAPRERLIDAKTGLPVKTDIAPGPSRLCSGARRSFFCRMKCNRPSVKVEDKDFPSTCSKKKADRKSFCTIHSTGYLKSWPPTKMGLDEDNEPDNEGCNLSCLVAIGRLHPHIVPQPSLADIRVKPTEYVSRHAIDGKFVFVDQRATAILAYLPQELLGTSFYEYFHQDDIGHLAECHRQVLQMREKINTNCYKFKIKDGSFITLRSRWFSFMNPWTKEVEYIVSTNTVVSCPMMEGSDYPQSAASPQSMDSVLTSEGGGRRALQTVPGIPGGTRAGAGKIGRMIAEEVMEIQRIRGSSPSSCGSSPLNITSTPPPDTCSPGGKKIQNGGTPELPSTGILPGPDSVGYPYSNQSIMSDNSHLSIDIMDDPGSSSPSNDEAAMAVIMSLLEADAGLGGPVDFSDLPWPL